From one Branchiostoma floridae strain S238N-H82 chromosome 3, Bfl_VNyyK, whole genome shotgun sequence genomic stretch:
- the LOC118410770 gene encoding CD209 antigen-like protein E codes for MSRLYLLSVILGLVGQSLAACPAGYVEVQGTCLKFSTDSKPYADARATCQAEGARLVVVKTAAMDTYLGDTIKNSYNDNTWIGLDDLNSPTHQFVWSDGSTLTSSDYSNWDGAQPDNPDTEQCVEIRVEYSYNWNNHVCDELKHYVCEKAVLDDCVGDKDEYKTCVEAAIMTCAAQAGISSRHDNRVRRALEEYLPREGSSNLVAALAVAGVGALAVVMMGALYVIQKKRLAA; via the exons ATGTCGCGCCTATATCTGCTGAGCGTGATTCTGGGCCTGGTAGGGCAAAGTCTCG CTGCTTGCCCGGCTGGGTACGTAGAGGTGCAGGGCACGTGCCTGAAGTTCTCTACCGACAGCAAACCGTACGCGGACGCCAGGGCCACATGCCAGGCTGAGGGGGCACGTCTCGTCGTGGTCAAGACGGCCGCAATGGACACTTACCTCGGGGACACCATCAAAAACAGCTACAATGACAACACCTGGATCGGCCTGGACGATCTGAACAGTCCGACG CACCAGTTTGTCTGGAGTGACGGCAGCACTCTGACTTCTTCCGACTACAGCAATTGGGACGGTGCCCAGCCGGACAACCCTGACACAGAGCAGTGTGTGGAGATTCGCGTCGAGTACAGCTACAACTGGAACAACCACGTGTGCGACGAGCTGAAGCACTACGTTTGCGAGAAAG CGGTGCTTGACGACTGTGTGGGCGATAAGGACGAGTACAAGACCTGTGTGGAGGCCGCCATCATGACGTGCGCGGCGCAGGCCGGGATATCCAGTCGCCATGACAACAGGGTCAGGAGAGCTCTGGAGGAATACC TTCCTCGGGAAGGGAGCAGCAACCTGGTCGCTGCCCTGGCCGTGGCCGGGGTCGGCGCCCTGGCGGTCGTCATGATGGGTGCGCTGTACGTCATCCAGAAGAAGCGCCTGGCCGCCTGA